The following coding sequences are from one Candidatus Baltobacteraceae bacterium window:
- the csrA gene encoding carbon storage regulator CsrA: protein MLVLSRKVNQSIMVGDNVRVVVVAVDRDQVKLGIEAPREIAVHRSEIYEEIQRSNRSAAAAPPASPEDQPAEVGRATLQPRKKSPKPH from the coding sequence ATGCTTGTCCTGAGCCGAAAAGTCAATCAGTCGATCATGGTGGGCGACAACGTTCGCGTCGTCGTCGTCGCCGTGGATCGCGATCAGGTCAAACTCGGCATCGAGGCGCCGCGCGAGATCGCGGTGCACCGTTCGGAGATCTACGAAGAGATCCAGCGCTCGAATCGGAGCGCCGCCGCGGCCCCGCCGGCATCGCCGGAGGACCAGCCCGCGGAGGTCGGCCGCGCGACGCTGCAGCCTCGGAAAAAATCACCGAAACCACACTAA